In one Lolium rigidum isolate FL_2022 chromosome 3, APGP_CSIRO_Lrig_0.1, whole genome shotgun sequence genomic region, the following are encoded:
- the LOC124699387 gene encoding protein FAM135B-like produces METAHEVAIYIDRFHNLDLFHQGWYRMKISAAWEQDDGRAPVTPARVAQYEATDIGAKRAFGSWKIDDVDNSFYTQPFRIKYARQDIYLSLMVSFYIPNSEDEGPATSSVILKFELLYVPTLGNRIETEDPSDKYVAPVHEFRIPHRALLGLHTYCPVHFDAFHPVLVELSIHIVYLKAGVTKSSLKSFEQGSALKSYDIVKALLTSRELLLEEVKTISNAIGKNLEDVDGTDLTLGKYESVNATKSSFPNYTNGLPVTPKYIGRRIGILQDLLEISDDVVQSTSDVMLYTLSKEELLELFETVSNQLTIIWNGFLKFHRSNKMKILDYLHDIWDVDRKSEWSIWIVHSKIEIPHRYMHSVSDSSSPRHSLRRASSSKKLHHDPVQNASSRAELHRKSIAQMKINARSVQDMHIYANPSRVPVVLIEQHVMIVPQHGCSKDLLANAQDPNNILPTNLQEDSVTGNPSGGKNSGHVLRAVIFVHGFQGHHLDLCLIRNQWLLRDPGAECLLSETNEDRTYGDFKEMGKRLASEVLSFLKNKLDKYSRHGGCKELKLSFVGHSIGNIIIRSALSDHKLQPFLKNLYTYMSISGPHLGYWYSSNSLFNSGLWLMKRLKGLQCMHQLTFTDEQDPQNTFFYRLCKLKTLENFKNIILVSSPQDGYVPYHSARIDLCPASSTDSSKKGQVFTEMLNNCLDQIRAPTSEERVFMRCDVSFDQSAQRRDLNSMVGRAAHVEFLENDMYARFIMWSFPELFQ; encoded by the exons ATGGAGACGGCGCACGAGGTGGCCATCTACATTGACCGCTTCCACAACCTCGACTTGTTCCACCAAGG ATGGTACCGGATGAAGATTAGTGCAGCGTGGGAGCAGGACGACGGCAGGGCACCCGTGACGCCGGCCAGGGTTGCTCAATACGAAG CTACTGATATTGGTGCAAAGCGTGCATTTGGCTCTTGGAAAATAGATGACGTTGACAACAGCTTCTATACACAGCCATTTAGAATTAAATACGCTAGACAAGATATTTATCTATCACTTATGGTTTCTTTCTACATACCGAACAGTGAAGATGAG GGTCCAGCAACTTCTTCAGTTATATTGAAGTTTGAGCTACTATATGTTCCAACATTGGGGAACAG GATAGAAACTGAAGATCCAAGTGACAAATATGTGGCCCCTGTGCATGAGTTTAGGATCCCACATAGGGCACTCCTGGGTTTGCACACATATTGTCCTGTCCATTTTGACGCTTTCCACCCTGTGCTTGTTGAACTGAGCATACATATAGTGTACCTGAAAGCTGGTGTGACTAAATCGTCACTGAAG TCATTCGAGCAAGGTTCAGCCTTGAAGTCATATGATATTGTAAAGGCATTATTAACTTCTAGAGAACTGTTGCTCGAGGAAGTGAAGACGATCAGTAATGCTATTGGTAAGAATCTTGAagatgtggatggtactgatttgACTCTTGGTAAATACGAGTCAGTTAACGCAACAAAGTCAAGCTTTCCTAATTATACTAACGGGCTCCCTGTAACCCCAAAGTATATTGGCCGGCGGATTGGCATTTTACAAGATCTTCTAGAG ATATCTGATGATGTGGTTCAGAGCACTAGCGATGTTATGCTGTACACTCTTTCCAAGGAAGAATTGTTAGAATTATTTGAAACTGTGAGCAACCAACTTactatcatatggaatggcttTCTGAAATTTCATAG gtcaaataaaatgaagatatTGGATTACTTGCATGATATTTGGGATGTTGATCGGAAATCAGAATGGTCAATATGGATTGTTCATTCCAAAATTGAGATTCCACATCGCTACATGCACAGTGTGTCTGACAGTTCATCTCCTCGCCATTCACTTCGGAGGGCTTCCAGTTCAAAGAAGCTCCACCATGAT CCTGTACAAAATGCCTCTTCACGAGCTGAACTCCACAGAAAAAGTATTGCACAAATGAAG ATTAACGCACGGTCTGTTCAAGATATGCATATTTATGCTAATCCTTCGCGTGTTCCTGTTGTTCTTATAGAACAACATGTTATGATCGTTCCGCAACATGGTTGTAGCAAGGATTTGTTGGCAAATGCTcaagatccaaataacattttGCCAACTAACCTACAAGAAGATTCTGTGACGGGGAATCCTAGTGGTGGTAAAAACAGTGGACACGTCTTACGAGCTGTCATTTTTGTGCATGGATTTCAA GGGCATCATCTGGATCTTTGTCTTATTCGAAATCAATGGCTTTTGCGTGATCCTGGAGCTGAGTGCCTATTGTCTGAGACAAATGAAGATAGAACGTATGGAGATTTTAAAGAAATGGGTAAAAGGCTTGCTAGTGAAGTACTCTCGTTCCTGAAAAATAAACTGGACAAGTATTCGAGACACGGAGGATGCAAAGAGTTGAAGCTTAGTTTTGTCGGTCACTCCATTGGGAACATCATCATCAGAAGTGCCCTATCAG ATCACAAATTGCAGCCATTTTTGAAGAACCTCTACACATACATGTCGATATCAGGGCCTCACTTAGGTTATTGGTATAGCTCAAATTCTTTGTTCAACTCCGGCCTCTGGCTTATGAAAAGGCTCAAGGGACTGCAATGCATGCATCAGCTCACTTTCACTGATGAACAAGACCCCCAGAATACATTCTTTTATAGGCTTTGCAAG CTCAAGACACTGGAAAACTTCAAAAACATCATTTTGGTATCTTCACCACAG GATGGTTACGTCCCGTATCATTCAGCGAGAATCGACCTCTGCCCGGCCTCGTCGACAGATAGCTCGAAGAAGGGCCAAGTGTTCACCGAAATGCTTAACAACTGCCTGGACCAGATCCGGGCGCCCACCTCGGAGGAGCGGGTGTTCATGCGCTGTGATGTGAGCTTTGACCAGTCCGCGCAACGACGGGACCTCAACTCCATGGTCGGTAGGGCTGCACACGTGGAGTTCCTGGAGAATGACATGTATGCCAGGTTCATCATGTGGTCCTTCCCGGAATTGTTCCAGTGA
- the LOC124703360 gene encoding uncharacterized protein LOC124703360 codes for MLRRTPLLRGAPSPAASSLRRAFRSVASIEAILSYSHPSKTSSSSEDQAGPAHLALYNYPTFAGAYSALAADLFHRRLGSRLLLLPFSSIDPLRAEDLKAAGFRSCYLLDFIGPKKFALELCRFIPSVVAFDHRQSTLARIPQLGRCPTNLELRIDTTKSSARAAFDYFSEKLAGTNPDSKKCENLLDQEDEERVLNVVKYIEDADLRLWEQPNTREFHTALREERAKLNCVTNPHVFEQLVQLDVCDLLARGNSLVQNRLEAARKLIYNPFKFHLGRGLYGECLAIRADGNAKLSHEIGLELSQMSSAAGLRPIGAVVFLQRGMLKVCLRTADNATNTSEVAKAYGGGGKPSSSSFALTMDEFNAWTREN; via the exons ATGCTCCGCCGCACTCCCCTCCTCCGTGGAGCCCCCTCGCCGGCGGCGTCCTCGCTCCGGCGAGCTTTCCGCTCGGTAGCCTCCATCGAGGCCATCCTCTCATACTCTCACCCAtccaagacctcctcctcctccgaggaccagGCGGGCCCCGCCCACCTCGCGCTCTACAACTACCCCACCTTCGCCGGCGCCTACTCCGCACTCGCCGCCGACCTCTTCCATCGCCGCCTCGgaagccgcctcctcctcctccccttctCTTCCATCGATCCCTTAAG AGCGGAGGACTTGAAGGCTGCAGGGTTCCGTTCTTGCTATCTTTTGGATTTTATCGGCCCAAAGAAGTTCGCGTTGGAGCTCTGTCGATTCATCCCCAG TGTGGTAGCATTTGATCACCGGCAAAGCACACTAGCAAGGATTCCCCAGTTGGGTCGGTGTCCAACTAATCTTGAGCTCCGCATCGACACAACAAAGAGTAGTGCCCGAGCTGCATTCGACTATTTCTCCGAGAAGCTTGCAGGGACAAACCCCGATTCT AAGAAGTGTGAGAACCTGTTGGACCAAGAAGACGAGGAGCGGGTTCTTAATGTTGTCAAATACATAGAGGATGCTGATCTGCGACTATGGGAGCAGCCAAACACTAGGGAATTTCATACGGCTCTGAGAGAAGAACGTGCAAAGTTAAACTGTGTGACTAATCCTCATGTTTTTGAGCAG CTAGTGCAACTTGATGTTTGCGATCTGCTTGCTAGGGGAAATTCACTTGTGCAGAATCGTCTAGAGGCTGCAAGGAAGCTAATATACAATCCTTTCAAGTTTCATCTCGGAAGAGGGTTATATGGTGAATGCCTA gcAATCAGAGCTGATGGGAATGCAAAACTGAGCCACGAAATTGGTTTGGAGCTGAGCCAGATGAGTAGTGCTGCCGGATTAAG ACCAATTGGAGCAGTGGTCTTTTTGCAACGTGGTATGCTTAAGGTCTGCTTGAGGACTGCAGACAATGCAACCAATACATCAGAGGTGGCTAAG GCATATGGTGGAGGTGGAAAGCCAAGCTCAAGTTCTTTCGCGCTAACAATGGACGAGTTCAATGCCTGGACTAGAGAGAACTGA
- the LOC124696434 gene encoding uncharacterized protein LOC124696434, whose product MSQALARRGYPFLLVRVQAVRSLCSHAAGGGAPYGGGGERWRGHPQQQEESKAVKVSVWWDFQMCQLPPGANPCRVAPRITAALRAAGIRGPVEITAFGDVFTLRRSVQEVLAATGVAFSHVPPSGKPGSDRSLMADLVYWIAQNPPPAHFFLISGDKHFANILHRLRMSNYNVLLACPNTEPSVMCSAATIMWPWDALIEGVGFSRKHFNHPPDGLSGSWYGHYRGALDDPFLNAEPEQSMNVPLHTKKPEKPPIVPKSEVSGPDYFKVIDSVPGDSQPAVVGEKSFTRLNSGQSNGEGKRFIETKNEKPSNVPPSTSDILSAELKKIPVGDDPFLQAESKHSMNVPLQTKEPEKPPTVPGYVANMIRIVLNYYPEGVNLEDLLSELKRKGVVDNRLLGFKNFSDLLQSIPCYVKFIDPLPGDSRPAVVNGKNFKRMSSAQSNDNGKRFIEMKNGKSPLSNAPSSPSDILPPKQQKSLVIDAPSSPFDPFSSRDQRKSPPIDFIKPAESPACHMEADTVIAAGTPSSGLQGTISKKGLFERIQILWNGPKPTKPQVYPCNDATFSKGFNDATTPDGKGLANNSAVSTSLSNDPSNNCSELDAKGNFVNTKNYSNKTVDISEAGKIQGFGESNKGIFSWAASWWSSGKSDKQDSRNHTDATDGTRIDSEKGSASVKIADCARGAQVGVEMFEKSYFWDALEEYLLTPHGSELVSEAKAREELAHGLQNGCWLLKGLDEKNIHQLVHLLISEKKWIKECSSETFHFQLTLPPRGKCAPFHSGTMEGTSPPITNGRPLEQCNSVRDRSTAISGKLSQLLAARNGKGQASYKDNENQGNNFDWEELGPISSVVEPHPGIDKVVRYQPPTPSVDEFSDDENHLSGQKAGKYPDAKFYAEENHTASQQAGQDSDAEFSDDENHLAKEQVGKYSDADSSEDENHTESQQAGKDPSRSSLFEILASWNTSKDDGSRRRDRDIDRLGRKPPRNTTVDCSRNDRGYRQCWRPTSKHVNSEVVL is encoded by the exons ATGTCCCAAGCGCTCGCGCGCCGCGGCTACCCCTTCCTTCTCGTACGTGTACAGGCTGTTCGCAGTCTCTGCTCGCACGCCGCCGGCGGGGGCGCGCcctatggcggcggcggcgagcggtggAGGGGGCATCCGCAGCAGCAGGAGGAGAGCAAGGCGGTGAAGGTGTCGGTGTGGTGGGACTTCCAGATGTGCCAGCTTCCGCCCGGCGCTAACCCCTGCCGCGTGGCCCCGCGCATCACGGCCGCGCTGCGCGCCGCCGGCATCCGAGGGCCCGTCGAGATCACCGCCTTCGGCGATGTCTTCACGCTCCGCCGCAGCGTCCAGGAGGTCCTCGCGGCTACCGGCGTCGCGTTCTCGCACGTCCCCCCCA GTGGAAAGCCTGGTTCTGACAGATCACTCATGGCTGATCTTGTCTATTGGATTGCTCAGAACCCTCCACCAGCCCATTTCTTCCTTATATCTGGAGATAAGCACTTCGCAAATATTCTGCATCGCCTTCGGATGAGCAACTATAATGTGCTGCTAGCCTGCCCTAATACTGAGCCCAGTGTTATGTGCAGTGCAGCAACAATTATGTGGCCGTGGGATGCTTTAATTGAAGGGGTTGGGTTTTCCCGGAAACATTTTAACCACCCACCTGATGGTTTGTCTGGCTCTTGGTATGGTCACTACAGGGGAGCTCTTGATGACCCCTTCCTGAATGCAGAACCAGAGCAATCCATGAATGTACCATTGCATACAAAGAAGCCGGAGAAGCCACCTATAGTCCCCAAATCTGAGGTCAGCGGGCCTGATTATTTCAAGGTTATAGATTCTGTACCAGGTGATAGTCAACCTGCTGTAGTTGGTGAAAAAAGTTTTACAAGGCTGAATTCTGGACAAAGTAATGGTGAGGGAAAACGCTTCATTGAGACTAAGAATGAGAAGCCATCTAATGTTCCGCCTTCTACATCAGATATATTATCTGCAGAACTAAAGAAGATTCCTGTGGGTGATGACCCCTTCCTGCAAGCAGAATCAAAGCACTCCATGAATGTACCATTGCAGACCAAGGAGCCAGAGAAGCCACCTACAGTCCCTGGATATGTGGCCAACATGATTAGGATAGTACTGAACTATTATCCTGAAGGGGTCAATCTTGAAGATCTTCTATCAGAACTTAAAAGGAAGGGGGTTGTGGATAATCGATTATTAGGCTTCAAAAACTTCTCTGATCTGCTCCAATCTATTCCTTGTTATGTCAAATTTATAGATCCTCTACCGGGTGATAGTCGACCTGCTGTAGTTAATGGGAAGAACTTCAAAAGAATGAGTTCTGCTCAAAGTAATGATAATGGAAAGCGCTTCATTGAGATGAAGAATGGCAAGTCACCATTATCTAATGCCCCAAGTTCTCCATCAGATATATTACCTCCAAAACAACAGAAAAGTCTGGTAATTGATGCTCCATCTTCCCCGTTTGATCCGTTTTCTAGTAGAGATCAAAGGAAATCTCCACCCATAGATTTTATTAAGCCCGCAGAATCACCTGCCTGCCATATGGAAGCTGATACGGTGATCGCTGCTGGAACTCCCTCTTCAGGGCTGCAAGGTACTATTAGTAAAAAGGGGCTATTTGAAAGGATTCAGATTCTATGGAATGGTCCTAAGCCCACTAAGCCCCAGGTCTATCCGTGTAATGATGCTACTTTTTCTAAAGGGTTCAATGATGCAACAACTCCTGATGGGAAAGGTCTTGCTAACAATTCCGCAGTTAGCACTAGTTTGTCAAATGACCCTTCTAATAACTGTTCTGAATTAGATGCCAAGGGGAATTTTGTGAATACAAAGAATTACTCTAACAAAACAGTCGACATCAGCGAAGCTGGAAAGATACAAGGTTTTGGAGAAAGCAACAAAGGAATATTTAGCTGGGCAGCAAGCTGGTGGTCATCTGGAAAATCTGATAAACAAGATAGTAGAAATCATACAGATGCCACTGATGGAACAAGGATAGACTCGGAGAAAGGATCTGCATCTGTTAAGATAGCTGACTGTGCAAGGGGGGCGCAAGTAGgagttgaaatgtttgaaaaatcTTACTTCTGGGATGCACTAGAAGAATATTTGTTAACCCCTCATGGATCAGAACTTGTTTCAGAAGCAAAGGCAAG GGAGGAGTTGGCACAtggactacagaacggttgttggCTTCTCAAAGGCCTTGATGAGAAAAATATACATCAGTTAGTACATCTGTTAATCTCTGAAAAGAAATGGATCAAAGAATGTAGTTCAGAAACTTTTCATTTCCAACTTACACTACCTCCGAGAGGAAAATGTGCTCCATTTCATTCCGGCACAATGGAAGGGACAAGTCCTCCTATTACAAATGGAAGACCATTGGAGCAGTGTAACTCTGTACGTGACAGAAGCACAGCCATATCAGGCAAGTTGTCCCAGTTGTTAGCTGCAAGAAACGGGAAGGGCCAGGCAAGCTACAAGGACAATGAAAACCAAGGTAATAACTTTGACTGGGAAGAACTTGGCCCTATATCCAGCGTTGTTGAACCTCATCCAGGAATTGATAAAGTGGTGCGCTATCAACCTCCTACACCTTCAGTCGATGAATTTTCAGATGATGAAAATCACTTGTCAGGTCAAAAAGCTGGAAAATATCCGGATGCCAAATTTTACGCGGAAGAAAATCATACAGCAAGCCAACAAGCAGGACAGGATTCGGATGCCGAATTTTCCGATGATGAAAACCATTTGGCAAAGGAACAAGTGGGGAAATATTCGGATGCTGATTCTTCTGAGGATGAAAATCATACGGAAAGCCAACAAGCAGGAAAAGATCCATCCCGGAGTTCACTCTTCGAAATTCTTGCTTCGTGGAACACCAGCAAGGACGATGGCTCTAGGAGGAGAGATCGTGACATTGACAGGCTCGGTAGGAAACCACCAAGAAATACCACCGTGGATTGCTCTCGAAATGACAGAGGTTATCGTCAGTGTTGGCGCCCTACGTCCAAGCATGTCAACTCTGAAGTGGTGCTTTGA